A single genomic interval of Syntrophobotulus glycolicus DSM 8271 harbors:
- a CDS encoding ABC transporter substrate-binding protein yields the protein MGKLKRLMLLLVGLMLLVSPVGCSTNQDKAPEKPTVVNVSYATRPINVPSIAALEKKTFEEEFAQEGITIKWVELEGPATTEALAAKSIDIATSLNYVTGLVTKSNGNDIKFISKFSSFPKAIGLVAGTESGISELADLKGKKIALQKNTMLHEMLLKALAKANLKAEDVEIESLASPEAANAVMQKQVDAAIIPDPLLTSALASKKVTLITTAEGLIPGETFIAARTEFVQKYPEVVKKFLELHQQTLTWVSANQEEALNLAAKFNKLDIKIVQALYPKYDFGIKMDESTITNLKQSAELLKQNQMIKDEVDTTALVNNLVDSRYLPQ from the coding sequence ATGGGTAAATTAAAAAGATTAATGCTTCTTTTGGTCGGGCTGATGCTTTTGGTTTCTCCGGTGGGATGCAGTACAAACCAGGACAAGGCACCGGAAAAGCCGACAGTCGTCAATGTCTCCTACGCGACCAGGCCAATTAACGTTCCTTCGATTGCAGCGCTGGAGAAGAAAACCTTCGAAGAAGAGTTTGCGCAAGAAGGAATAACGATTAAGTGGGTGGAATTGGAGGGTCCGGCAACAACAGAAGCTTTAGCGGCAAAATCAATTGATATTGCCACCTCATTAAACTATGTTACCGGCTTAGTGACCAAATCCAACGGGAATGACATCAAGTTTATTTCCAAGTTTTCCAGCTTCCCCAAGGCAATCGGTTTGGTCGCCGGCACGGAAAGCGGGATCAGCGAGCTTGCGGACCTGAAAGGGAAAAAAATTGCCCTGCAAAAAAATACCATGCTGCATGAAATGTTGTTAAAAGCTTTGGCCAAGGCAAACCTGAAAGCCGAAGATGTGGAGATAGAGAGCCTGGCTTCACCGGAAGCGGCCAATGCGGTCATGCAGAAGCAGGTTGATGCGGCCATTATTCCTGATCCCCTATTGACAAGTGCCCTTGCTTCAAAGAAGGTTACCCTGATTACAACCGCTGAAGGACTGATCCCCGGGGAAACCTTTATTGCGGCCAGAACGGAGTTTGTCCAGAAATACCCTGAAGTAGTCAAAAAATTCCTGGAGCTGCATCAGCAAACGCTGACCTGGGTTTCAGCAAACCAGGAAGAAGCATTGAACCTGGCAGCAAAATTCAATAAATTGGACATTAAAATCGTTCAGGCTTTGTACCCAAAATATGATTTTGGGATCAAAATGGATGAATCGACGATCACCAATTTGAAACAATCGGCTGAGCTGCTTAAACAAAACCAAATGATCAAAGATGAAGTCGATACCACAGCTTTGGTGAATAATCTGGTTGATTCGCGTTATTTGCCCCAATAA
- a CDS encoding ABC transporter ATP-binding protein, whose protein sequence is MEKSLEKIPNSASLLQINNIHKTYESKRGKVEALRGIRFECQTKEFTAIIGQSGCGKTTLLRIIAGLELPTAGEVEIEGRKTSAPGFDRAMVFQEPRLFPWLTVEKNVSFGLKDHAHLTGVSVENILRMVGLEHVKKAYPHELSGGMAQRAAIARALAFHPKVLLMDEPFSALDAQTRAKMQHELLGIWKETNKTILFVTHDIGEALLLSQKVLVMTPAPGQVKEIIPINLPYPRDPDSGELIRLKKYLTEHIR, encoded by the coding sequence ATGGAAAAAAGTTTAGAAAAGATCCCCAATAGCGCTTCTCTCTTGCAAATCAACAATATTCATAAAACCTATGAAAGTAAGCGGGGGAAGGTTGAAGCGCTGAGAGGGATTCGTTTTGAATGCCAAACGAAGGAATTTACCGCGATCATTGGGCAAAGCGGCTGCGGAAAAACCACTTTGCTCAGGATCATAGCCGGACTGGAGCTGCCGACGGCGGGGGAGGTTGAGATCGAAGGCCGAAAAACAAGCGCCCCCGGATTTGACAGGGCTATGGTTTTTCAGGAGCCTAGGCTTTTCCCCTGGCTGACGGTCGAAAAAAATGTTTCTTTCGGTCTGAAGGATCATGCGCACTTGACAGGTGTTTCAGTGGAAAACATTCTGCGAATGGTCGGCCTGGAGCATGTGAAAAAAGCTTACCCGCATGAACTGTCCGGCGGAATGGCCCAAAGAGCGGCCATCGCCCGGGCCCTGGCTTTTCATCCCAAGGTATTGCTGATGGATGAGCCATTTTCAGCGTTGGATGCGCAAACCAGAGCAAAAATGCAGCATGAGCTTTTGGGGATCTGGAAGGAAACAAACAAGACAATCCTCTTTGTGACGCATGATATCGGAGAAGCTTTGCTTTTAAGCCAAAAGGTTCTGGTGATGACTCCCGCGCCGGGTCAGGTAAAGGAAATCATCCCAATCAATCTGCCTTATCCGAGAGATCCGGACAGCGGGGAATTGATCAGGCTGAAAAAATACCTCACTGAGCACATCAGATAA
- a CDS encoding ABC transporter permease, translating to MEKNIEAGPLKKGEKRIKVMVKGAMFPLFLIFAWEIAARKGLVDNFLVPSPSKIYVAGWLMLENGTLLEHLMASLGRLAYGFCLAAVLAVPAGILIGKTKSFAQWLNPTLSFLQHIPPIAWIPLFILWLGIEEASKVAVITYASFFPIFLNTVYGVKSVDPKLVEVGRAFMLTPGQMIKRVYIPSATMPIFVGLRLGMSNCWRALVGAELIAASTGIGALITQARQSSQPDMMFVGIFTIGIAGIVIDGILLKTEAGLMPWKKV from the coding sequence ATGGAGAAAAATATTGAGGCAGGCCCCTTAAAAAAAGGGGAAAAAAGAATAAAGGTAATGGTTAAAGGGGCAATGTTTCCATTGTTTTTGATTTTCGCGTGGGAAATAGCGGCCCGAAAGGGTTTGGTAGATAATTTTCTGGTCCCGTCTCCTTCAAAAATCTATGTGGCCGGCTGGTTGATGCTTGAAAATGGAACCCTGCTTGAACATCTCATGGCCAGTCTGGGCAGATTGGCTTATGGCTTCTGTCTGGCGGCAGTTCTCGCCGTACCGGCGGGCATTCTGATCGGCAAAACGAAAAGCTTTGCGCAATGGCTTAACCCGACATTGTCATTTCTTCAGCATATTCCTCCAATAGCCTGGATTCCCTTATTTATTCTTTGGCTGGGGATTGAGGAAGCGTCCAAAGTTGCGGTGATTACCTATGCCTCGTTTTTTCCGATTTTTTTGAATACGGTTTATGGGGTAAAAAGTGTTGATCCCAAATTAGTGGAAGTGGGAAGGGCCTTTATGCTTACGCCGGGACAAATGATTAAAAGAGTCTATATCCCTTCGGCAACCATGCCTATTTTTGTGGGCCTGCGTCTGGGCATGAGCAATTGCTGGCGGGCGCTGGTGGGGGCTGAACTGATTGCCGCATCGACAGGGATCGGAGCACTGATCACCCAGGCGCGTCAAAGCTCTCAGCCCGATATGATGTTTGTGGGGATTTTTACCATAGGGATTGCCGGGATAGTAATCGACGGAATCCTGTTAAAAACAGAAGCGGGTTTGATGCCATGGAAAAAAGTTTAG